The region CCGCAGCATGTGCAGGTTGTCCTGGAATTCCGAGTGGATGGACCATTTCGAGTGCGGCGTCAGGTAGCGCAGGGTCAGCTCTGGGCGACCCTCCTCCTGCAGTCCCTGCGCACCGAAGTGCCGGGCGTAGTTCAGCGGCGGGCGGTAGGTCGGCAGCATCTCGCCGTACTCGGCCATCCAGTCGTGGTCGAGGAAGAAGTGCATTCGGCCGGTGAGGGTGTGCCATGGCTTCTTGCGCTCGACGTTGACCACGAACGGCGAGTAGCGCCGTCCCGCCGTCTCGCTGCCGGACCATTCCGGAGATGTGATCACCGCCTGCGGCCGTACCTGGGTGTCGTAGAACGTGATCCGCTCGCTGGATCGTTCCTCGGCCAGGTCGGCCAGGCGCACTCCGGTGCGCCGCTCCAACTCCTGCCACCCCCGCACGGCCAACTGCCCGTTGGTGGTACCCGACAGGGCCAGGATCGCCTCGGCAACCTGTATGTCACGCTCCAGCGTGGGGCGGCCGTCGGCCGGGCCGCCGCGTACGACCCCGTTGGCCCGGCGCAGGTAGTCGACCGCTTCGGTGGGCACCCAGCCAATGCCCTTGGCAGCGGTGCCGAGGGTGTCGACCAGCGGACCGAGCGCGGCCATCTTCTGCGCCACCATCGGATAGTCCCGCTCGACGACGGTCAGCCGGGGCATGTTCACCGCTGGAACGGGCTGCTCCTCACCGGTCTTCCAGTCCCGCACCCGGCCGCCCGGCTGAGCCATCTCGTCCGGGGTGTCGTGCAGGAGCGGGGTGGCGACCACGTCGCTGCGCCTGCCCAGATGGGTCTCGGCCAGCCGGGAGAAATCCTCGGCGATGAGCCGGAACGCGTCGAAGTCGGTACGGCTTTCCCAGGGCGGGGCGATCGCCGGGTTGAACGAGTTCACGAACGGGTGCATGTCGGTGGTGGAGATGTCGTGCTTCTCGTACCAGGTGGCGGCCGGTAGGACCACGTCGGCGAACGTACAGGTGCTGGTCATCCGGAAGTCGATGGTGGTGAGCAGGTCTAGCTTGGCCTGCGGCGCCTGCTCGCGCCAGGTCACCTCGACCGGGCGCACACGCTCCGGCGACTCCTCGGCGCTCACCGCGTGCTCCGTGCCGAGCAGGTGTCGCATGAAGTACTCCATGCCCTTGCCGGAGGAGCCGAGCAGGTTGGCCCGCCACACCGTGAGCACCCGTGGAAAGTTGCGCGGGTCATCCGGGTCCTCAACAGCGAACCGCAGTCTGCCGGCCTGTAGTTCCTGCACCACGTACTCCGGCACCGGCGTACCGGCGCGGGCAGCCTCGTCGGCCAGGTCCAGCGAGTTGCGGTCGAACGCCGGCTGCGATGGGGCCCAGCCCAGCCGCGATGCCTGTGCCAGGCAGTCGATGAAGGTCCGACCGGCGAACAGGCCCCGACCCAATGGGCTGCTCAGCTCGCCGGGACCGAAGTGCTCGTAGCGCCACTGGTCGGTGTGGACGTACCAGAACGACGTGCCGGTCATCTGCCGGGGAGGTCGCTGCCAGTCCAGCGCGAACGCCAGCGTCGACCAGCCGGTCAGGGGGCGGACCTTCTCCTGACCCACGTAGTGTGCCCAGCCACCACCGTTGACCCCCTGGCTGCCGCAGAGCAGGGTCAGGGTGAAGAACGCGCGATAGATCTGGTCGGAGTGGTACCAGTGGTTGGTGCCCGCCCCCATGCAGATCATCGACCGGCCGCGGGACAGTTCGGCGTTGCGGGCAAACTCGCGGGCCACCCGCACCGCCGCGGCGGCCGGCACCGAGCTGATCGCCTCCTGCCAGGCCGGCGTGTACGGCTGCGGGTCGTCGTAACCGGCGGGCCACTGCCCCGGCAGCCCGTCGCGGCGCACCGCGTACTGCGCCATCAGCAGGTCGAACACCGTGGTCACCAACCGGCCACCGACCCGCACCGCTGGCACCCCCCGGCGGATCGTCGACCCGCCCTCGGTCGGTCCGACATCGAAGCGGGACAGCTCCACCGCCACCGCCTCGCTGTGTCGGCCGTAGAGGGTCAGCACCGGGTCGACCCCGGCGAGGTCCAGGTTCCAGCGCCCCATCCCCGACTCGGTGTACCGGAATCCCAGCGAGCCGTTCGGCACGAACGGCTCGCCCGTCTCGGCGTTCAACAGCACCGTCTTGTGCGCGACGCCCTCCCCGTCACGACCAAGGTCCGCCGCGGTGAGGAACTTGTCCGGCACATAGCCGTCGCCGTGCTGCCGCAGGGTCACCAGGAACGGCAGATCGGTGTAGGTCTTGACGTACTCCGTGAAGTAGGGCACCTGCCGGTCGCGGAAGAACTCGGTGAGGATCACGTGACCCATCGCCATCGCCAATGCCCCGTCGGTGCCGGGTTTGGCCGCTAGCCAGTCGTCGGCGAACTTCGTGTGGTCGGAGTAGTCCGGCGAGACCACCACCACCTTTTGTCCCCGGTAGCGGGCCTCGGTCATGAAATGCGCGTCAGGGGTACGGGTGATCGGCAGGTTGGTCCCCCAGATGATCATGTAGGAGGAGTTGAACCAGTCTGCGGACTCTGGCACGTCGGTCTGGTCACCGAACACCTGAGGTGAGGCGATCGGCATGTCGGCGTACCAGTCGTAGAAGCTCAGGATCACTCCGCCGATCAGCGACAGGAACCGGCTGCCCGCGGTGTAGGAGACCATCGACATCGCTGGGATCGGCGAGAAGCCCACCACCCGGTCCGGGCCGTACTCCTTGATCGTGTGCACATGTGCCGCGGCGATGAGTTCGGTGACCTCCGGCCAGGTGGACCGTACGAACCCACCCTTGCCCCGGGCGTCCTTGTAGCGGGCGGCGCGTTCGGGATCGCCGGTGATCTCCGCCCACGCCGCCACCGGATCCAGCCGCCCCCGCGCCTCCCGCCAGAGCTCCAGCAGCGCCCCCCGCACATAGGGGTAACGCACCCGCGACGGCGAGTACGTGTACCACGAGAACGACGCACCCCGTGGGCAGCCTCGCGGCTCGTGCTCCGGCAGGTCCGGCCCCGGCGACGGATAGTCTGTCTGCTGCGTCTCCCAGGTGATGATCCCGTCCTTGACGAAGACCTTCCACGAGCACGATCCCGTGCAGTTCACTCCGTGGGTGGACCGCACCACCTTGTCGTGGTGCCACCGCTGCCGAGAGAACTGCTCCGCCGCCCGACCACCGACGCGGTGCACCTCCCGATAGTCGGGGGACGACTCGCCCGGCGAGAAGAACTGCGCCCCTCGCAGCAGCGACTCCACCGGCTCACCGATGGGCAGCAGCGGCGCTAACAGCCGTGGCGGGCGCGGGTCCGCCACGGGGCCCGGCTCTGCTGACGTTGGCCGATTCACGTGAACACCCACTCCGCCCTGGTCAGCCCATGTAGCACTGTGTCGACAATATCTGGCGTAACGGGTGATATCGGTCGTCTAACGGAATAGCAGTCGGGCCAGTTCTCCCCCGACCACCCGGAGGTCCCCGCCCACCCGGTCCAGGCTCGACTCTCCCCCGATCAGGCGGGGCCACCGCCCGCTCGGTAGACGCGGACCGCATCGGCGCGGCGGTGGACCCGCAGCCGGGCATTGACCGCCCGCAGGTGTGCGTGCACCGTTCGGACGCTCACCCCGAGTTCCGCAGCGATCGCCGCATCGGAGAGACCGCGCGCGACCGCCTGGAGGATCGCCCCTTGACGGGCGGTGACCAGTCCGCCAGCGGTCGG is a window of Micromonospora polyrhachis DNA encoding:
- a CDS encoding nitrate reductase subunit alpha codes for the protein MPIGEPVESLLRGAQFFSPGESSPDYREVHRVGGRAAEQFSRQRWHHDKVVRSTHGVNCTGSCSWKVFVKDGIITWETQQTDYPSPGPDLPEHEPRGCPRGASFSWYTYSPSRVRYPYVRGALLELWREARGRLDPVAAWAEITGDPERAARYKDARGKGGFVRSTWPEVTELIAAAHVHTIKEYGPDRVVGFSPIPAMSMVSYTAGSRFLSLIGGVILSFYDWYADMPIASPQVFGDQTDVPESADWFNSSYMIIWGTNLPITRTPDAHFMTEARYRGQKVVVVSPDYSDHTKFADDWLAAKPGTDGALAMAMGHVILTEFFRDRQVPYFTEYVKTYTDLPFLVTLRQHGDGYVPDKFLTAADLGRDGEGVAHKTVLLNAETGEPFVPNGSLGFRYTESGMGRWNLDLAGVDPVLTLYGRHSEAVAVELSRFDVGPTEGGSTIRRGVPAVRVGGRLVTTVFDLLMAQYAVRRDGLPGQWPAGYDDPQPYTPAWQEAISSVPAAAAVRVAREFARNAELSRGRSMICMGAGTNHWYHSDQIYRAFFTLTLLCGSQGVNGGGWAHYVGQEKVRPLTGWSTLAFALDWQRPPRQMTGTSFWYVHTDQWRYEHFGPGELSSPLGRGLFAGRTFIDCLAQASRLGWAPSQPAFDRNSLDLADEAARAGTPVPEYVVQELQAGRLRFAVEDPDDPRNFPRVLTVWRANLLGSSGKGMEYFMRHLLGTEHAVSAEESPERVRPVEVTWREQAPQAKLDLLTTIDFRMTSTCTFADVVLPAATWYEKHDISTTDMHPFVNSFNPAIAPPWESRTDFDAFRLIAEDFSRLAETHLGRRSDVVATPLLHDTPDEMAQPGGRVRDWKTGEEQPVPAVNMPRLTVVERDYPMVAQKMAALGPLVDTLGTAAKGIGWVPTEAVDYLRRANGVVRGGPADGRPTLERDIQVAEAILALSGTTNGQLAVRGWQELERRTGVRLADLAEERSSERITFYDTQVRPQAVITSPEWSGSETAGRRYSPFVVNVERKKPWHTLTGRMHFFLDHDWMAEYGEMLPTYRPPLNYARHFGAQGLQEEGRPELTLRYLTPHSKWSIHSEFQDNLHMLRLFRGGPVIWMSPVDAAKIDVSDNDWIEAYNRNGVVACRAVVSHRMPEGTVFMYHAKDRHLLTPKSEISGWHGGSDNSLTRLIIKPTHAIGGYGQFSFGFNYYGTTGGQRDEITVVRRRSQEVEY